In Streptomyces canus, one DNA window encodes the following:
- a CDS encoding VOC family protein, whose product MRPHFTGTSLITHDVPALAAFYARVLDAEVEGEAPFARVTVPGAVLSFFSTRGMESMVPGSTAAAASGSFTVEFRVTDVDARHERLAAQGVEILKPPTTQPWGRRSLWLRDPDGNIVNLYQEV is encoded by the coding sequence ATGCGGCCCCACTTCACCGGCACCTCCCTGATCACCCACGACGTCCCGGCGCTCGCCGCCTTCTACGCGAGAGTCCTCGACGCGGAGGTGGAGGGCGAGGCGCCCTTCGCCCGGGTCACGGTCCCCGGCGCCGTCCTGTCCTTCTTCTCCACCCGGGGCATGGAGTCGATGGTGCCCGGTTCGACGGCCGCCGCCGCGAGCGGGAGTTTCACCGTGGAGTTCCGGGTCACCGACGTGGACGCACGCCACGAACGGCTCGCGGCCCAGGGCGTCGAGATCCTCAAGCCGCCGACCACCCAGCCGTGGGGCCGCCGGTCGTTGTGGCTGCGGGACCCGGACGGCAACATCGTGAACCTGTACCAGGAGGTCTGA
- a CDS encoding SDR family oxidoreductase — translation MTTQPRTEQRVAIVTGGSRGIGRQIAQQLAADGFAVVVGYAGNKDAADQAVRAIEEVGGTAYAARADVADETAVATLFDQAEATYGGVDAVVHAAGRMPLSPIAELDLAELDALYRTNIRGTFVVDQQAARRLRPGGALVNLSSSVVGLAFPGYGAYAASKGAVEAMTLILARELRGRDVTVNAVAPGPTATDLFLDGKDEETVARLAAQPPLERLGTPQDIASVVSFLVGPTGRWVNGQVLRANGGII, via the coding sequence ATGACCACTCAGCCCCGAACGGAACAGCGTGTCGCGATCGTGACCGGCGGATCGCGCGGCATCGGACGGCAGATCGCCCAGCAGCTCGCCGCCGACGGGTTCGCGGTCGTCGTCGGGTACGCGGGCAACAAGGACGCCGCCGACCAGGCCGTGCGCGCCATCGAGGAGGTGGGCGGCACCGCGTACGCCGCCCGCGCGGACGTCGCCGACGAGACCGCGGTCGCCACTCTGTTCGACCAGGCGGAAGCCACGTACGGCGGTGTCGACGCGGTGGTCCACGCGGCGGGCCGGATGCCCCTCTCCCCGATCGCGGAGCTCGACCTCGCCGAGCTCGACGCCCTGTACCGCACCAACATCCGCGGCACCTTCGTCGTCGACCAGCAGGCCGCGCGCCGACTGCGCCCGGGCGGCGCGCTCGTCAACCTCTCCAGCTCGGTCGTGGGCCTGGCCTTCCCCGGCTACGGCGCCTACGCGGCCAGCAAGGGCGCGGTCGAGGCCATGACCCTGATCCTCGCCCGTGAGCTCCGCGGCCGTGACGTGACCGTCAACGCGGTGGCCCCCGGACCGACGGCGACCGACCTCTTCCTCGACGGCAAGGACGAGGAGACCGTCGCTCGTCTGGCCGCACAGCCCCCGCTGGAGCGGCTGGGGACCCCCCAGGACATCGCTTCCGTGGTGTCGTTCCTGGTCGGCCCGACCGGTCGCTGGGTCAACGGGCAGGTGCTGCGGGCCAACGGAGGCATCATCTGA
- a CDS encoding TetR/AcrR family transcriptional regulator, translating into MDAREKILDAATELLAGASAADVSTRAVCEKAGVGAPMLYRLFGDKAGLLAAVVDRGFERYLASKREARPSGDPVEDLKSGWDSHMRFALEHPSHYRLMYSPELTAPPAAAQEAHDLLHGILERCAAAGRLTVPPALATQMIMSANVGAALSMLTRPEQYADTKYSERLRDAVLDSVARPADTDPPREGSPVPVAAATLAARLRADLPQTLTAAESALLQQWLEKLSER; encoded by the coding sequence ATGGATGCGAGGGAAAAGATCCTGGACGCGGCCACCGAGCTGCTGGCCGGTGCGTCGGCCGCCGATGTCTCCACGCGCGCCGTGTGCGAGAAGGCCGGGGTGGGTGCGCCGATGCTCTACCGGCTCTTCGGCGACAAGGCCGGTCTGCTGGCCGCCGTGGTCGACCGGGGATTCGAGCGGTATCTCGCGTCCAAGCGGGAGGCGCGGCCGAGTGGGGATCCGGTCGAGGACCTGAAGAGTGGCTGGGACAGCCACATGCGCTTCGCGCTGGAGCACCCCAGCCACTACCGCCTGATGTACTCGCCCGAGCTGACCGCGCCCCCGGCCGCGGCCCAGGAGGCGCACGACCTGCTGCACGGCATCCTCGAGCGCTGTGCGGCCGCGGGACGGCTGACGGTGCCGCCCGCGCTGGCCACGCAGATGATCATGTCCGCCAATGTCGGGGCGGCCCTGTCGATGCTGACCAGGCCCGAGCAGTACGCGGACACGAAGTACTCGGAGCGGCTGCGGGACGCGGTGCTGGATTCGGTGGCCCGGCCCGCCGACACCGACCCGCCTCGGGAAGGAAGCCCGGTGCCCGTCGCGGCCGCCACGCTGGCGGCCCGCCTGCGCGCCGACCTGCCGCAGACGCTCACCGCGGCGGAGTCGGCCCTGCTTCAGCAGTGGCTGGAGAAGCTCTCCGAGCGGTGA
- a CDS encoding response regulator transcription factor translates to MTIRVLLADDQALLRATFRILIDSCDDMEVVAEATDGAAAVDLARVHRPDVILMDIRMPGTDGLAATSVICADSELSDTRVLILTTFEIDEYVAQALRSGASGFLGKDVTAEALLAGIRTVAAGDSLLSPGATRTLITRFLSAPGLGTRLAAADDLNGLTTREREVMAWVAEGHSNDEIAQKLFVSPLTVRTHVHRAMTKLGARDRAQLVVMAYQSGLVQPLPPEER, encoded by the coding sequence ATGACCATCCGCGTACTGCTCGCCGACGACCAGGCCCTGTTGCGGGCCACCTTCCGGATCCTCATCGACTCGTGCGACGACATGGAGGTCGTCGCGGAGGCCACCGACGGCGCCGCGGCGGTCGACCTCGCGCGCGTCCATCGGCCCGACGTGATCCTCATGGACATCCGCATGCCGGGGACCGACGGCCTGGCCGCCACGTCCGTGATCTGCGCGGACTCCGAGCTGTCCGACACGCGGGTGCTGATCCTGACCACGTTCGAGATCGACGAGTACGTCGCGCAGGCACTGCGGTCCGGCGCCAGCGGCTTCCTCGGCAAGGACGTCACCGCCGAGGCCCTGCTCGCCGGCATCCGCACCGTGGCGGCCGGCGACTCCCTGCTCTCCCCCGGCGCCACCCGCACCCTGATCACCCGCTTCCTCTCCGCTCCGGGCCTGGGCACCCGGCTCGCGGCCGCCGACGACCTGAACGGCCTCACCACCCGGGAACGGGAGGTGATGGCGTGGGTCGCCGAGGGGCACTCCAACGACGAGATCGCGCAGAAGCTCTTCGTCAGCCCCCTGACGGTCCGCACCCACGTCCACCGTGCGATGACGAAACTGGGCGCCCGGGACCGCGCCCAGCTCGTCGTCATGGCCTACCAGTCCGGTCTGGTGCAGCCGCTGCCGCCCGAGGAGCGCTGA
- a CDS encoding MFS transporter — MSDAPARSADTAAVAAPRPNAVVAVLAFAGIVVSLMQTLVIPIVPELPRLLDAPASDTAWAVTATLLAAAVATPVVGRLGDMFGKRRMLLVSVVMLVVGSVACGISHALVPMIVGRALQGLSSGVIPLGISIMRDELPAERLAGATALMSASLGVGGALGLPTAALIADNFDWHVLFWASAAMGAAALVLVLAFVPESRVRTGGRFDAVGAVGMAVGLVCLLLAISKGADWGWTSGTTLGLFTAAVIVLLAWGLFELRTAQPLVDLRTTARRQVLFTNLASIAVGFSMFAMSLVLPQLLQLPTRTGFGLGRSLLTAGLVMAPSGLVMMALAPVSAAVSKTKGPKVTLMIGALIVACGYGLNIVLMSEVWHLVLVSSVIGAGIGFTYGSMPALIMGAVPASETAAANSLNTLMRSIGTSCASAIAGVVLAQMTIDLGGYALPSENGFKTVMAIGAGAALLAFALASFIPRPRAAVPADPPAPAAAETSAGTPSGR; from the coding sequence ATGTCCGACGCTCCCGCCAGATCCGCCGACACGGCCGCTGTGGCCGCGCCGCGGCCGAACGCCGTGGTGGCGGTGCTGGCCTTCGCCGGAATCGTCGTCTCGCTGATGCAGACCCTGGTGATCCCGATCGTGCCGGAGCTGCCCAGACTGCTGGACGCCCCGGCCTCGGACACCGCGTGGGCGGTCACCGCGACCCTGCTCGCGGCAGCCGTGGCCACTCCGGTCGTCGGACGGCTCGGCGACATGTTCGGCAAGCGCCGGATGCTGCTGGTCAGCGTGGTGATGCTGGTGGTCGGATCGGTGGCCTGCGGAATCAGCCACGCCCTGGTCCCGATGATCGTCGGCCGTGCGCTGCAGGGCCTGTCCTCCGGTGTCATCCCGCTCGGCATCAGCATCATGCGCGACGAACTGCCCGCCGAGCGCCTGGCCGGGGCCACCGCGCTGATGAGTGCCTCCCTCGGCGTCGGCGGTGCCCTGGGCCTGCCGACCGCTGCGCTGATCGCGGACAACTTCGACTGGCACGTCCTGTTCTGGGCCTCGGCCGCGATGGGCGCGGCAGCCCTCGTCCTCGTCCTGGCGTTCGTGCCGGAGTCCCGGGTGCGCACCGGTGGCCGCTTCGACGCGGTCGGCGCGGTGGGCATGGCGGTCGGCCTGGTCTGCCTCCTGCTGGCCATCTCCAAGGGTGCCGACTGGGGCTGGACGAGCGGCACCACGCTCGGGCTCTTCACCGCGGCCGTGATCGTCCTGCTGGCCTGGGGCCTGTTCGAACTGCGCACCGCCCAGCCGCTGGTCGACCTGCGCACCACCGCCCGTCGTCAGGTGCTGTTCACCAACCTCGCCTCGATCGCGGTCGGTTTCTCGATGTTCGCGATGTCGCTCGTGCTCCCGCAGCTGCTCCAGCTGCCCACTCGGACGGGCTTCGGCCTGGGCAGGTCGCTGCTGACCGCCGGTCTGGTCATGGCCCCGTCCGGCCTGGTGATGATGGCTCTGGCCCCGGTCTCGGCGGCGGTCTCCAAGACCAAGGGCCCGAAGGTGACACTGATGATCGGCGCGCTGATCGTGGCCTGCGGGTACGGCCTGAACATCGTGCTGATGTCCGAGGTCTGGCACCTGGTGCTGGTCTCCTCCGTGATCGGCGCCGGCATCGGGTTCACATACGGCTCGATGCCCGCGCTCATCATGGGCGCCGTACCTGCGTCCGAGACGGCGGCCGCGAACAGCCTGAACACCTTGATGCGGTCCATCGGCACGTCCTGCGCGAGTGCCATCGCCGGTGTCGTGCTGGCCCAGATGACCATCGACCTGGGCGGTTACGCGCTGCCGTCCGAGAACGGCTTCAAGACCGTCATGGCGATCGGCGCGGGCGCCGCGCTCTTGGCCTTCGCCCTCGCCTCCTTCATCCCGCGCCCGCGCGCCGCGGTTCCGGCGGACCCCCCGGCACCGGCCGCCGCGGAGACCTCGGCCGGAACGCCCTCGGGGCGCTGA
- a CDS encoding TetR/AcrR family transcriptional regulator — MAGRAVREEQVSATRELILTAAERLFAERGVLAVSNRQVSEAAGQGNNAAVGYHFGTKADLVRAIARKHHTRIEEIRARLLAEVRDSTDVRDWVDCLVRPVPEHLAALGSPTWFARFCAQVMTDPVLQQIMVEESMSSPSLRQIVEGLNRCLPELPADVRAERSEMARHLIVHMAADRERALAENTPTPRANWHDAATGLGDVVVAMWTAPVTPTR, encoded by the coding sequence ATGGCGGGCAGGGCGGTACGCGAGGAACAGGTCAGCGCGACCCGGGAGCTGATCCTGACCGCGGCCGAGCGGCTCTTCGCCGAGCGCGGTGTCCTCGCCGTGTCCAACCGTCAGGTCAGCGAGGCCGCGGGGCAGGGCAACAACGCCGCGGTCGGCTACCACTTCGGCACCAAGGCCGACCTGGTCCGGGCGATCGCCCGCAAGCACCACACCCGTATCGAGGAGATCCGCGCCCGGCTGCTGGCCGAGGTCCGCGACTCCACGGACGTACGCGACTGGGTGGACTGCCTGGTCCGGCCCGTGCCCGAACATCTCGCCGCGCTGGGCAGCCCCACCTGGTTCGCCCGGTTCTGCGCCCAGGTCATGACCGACCCGGTACTCCAGCAGATCATGGTCGAGGAGTCCATGTCCTCGCCGTCGCTCCGGCAGATCGTCGAGGGCCTGAACCGTTGTCTGCCCGAACTGCCCGCCGATGTCCGTGCCGAGCGGTCCGAGATGGCCCGGCATCTGATCGTGCACATGGCCGCCGACCGCGAACGGGCCCTGGCCGAGAACACCCCGACACCCCGCGCGAACTGGCACGACGCCGCCACCGGCCTCGGTGACGTCGTGGTCGCCATGTGGACGGCTCCGGTCACTCCGACCCGGTAG
- a CDS encoding response regulator transcription factor produces MHGSSSERRALARGAGQRLLVVAGDSGAAELLSTTLELAGYRVVAVAAAAEGLARLTRERFDLVVVDAGLPDVTELGRNRPTLARRPPVLLLIDYESLDRIVPELGLGERDYVTKPLRVADLLARVQVLLRGTGAGPARTGALCYRDLVLDDTLCEARRGPRGLDLTPAEYRLLRHLLVNAHRVLSKEQIGRYVWGDHRGDNAIEQLVSRLRRKVDQEAPELIHTRRGFGYWLGRADAEA; encoded by the coding sequence ATGCATGGCAGTTCCAGCGAGAGACGGGCACTCGCCCGCGGTGCCGGTCAGCGCCTCCTGGTCGTCGCGGGCGACTCGGGCGCCGCCGAACTGCTCTCCACCACACTGGAGTTGGCGGGCTATCGGGTCGTCGCCGTCGCCGCTGCCGCCGAAGGCCTGGCGCGGTTGACCCGGGAGCGGTTCGATCTCGTGGTCGTCGACGCCGGCCTGCCGGACGTGACCGAACTGGGCCGCAACCGGCCGACGTTGGCCCGCCGGCCGCCGGTGCTCCTGCTGATCGACTATGAATCCCTGGACCGGATCGTGCCCGAACTGGGCCTCGGGGAGCGGGACTACGTCACCAAGCCGCTCCGCGTGGCCGACCTCCTGGCCAGGGTGCAGGTCCTGCTGCGCGGTACCGGGGCAGGGCCCGCCCGGACCGGCGCCCTCTGCTACCGCGATCTCGTGCTGGACGACACCCTGTGCGAGGCTCGTCGCGGGCCGCGCGGCCTCGATCTCACCCCTGCCGAGTACCGGCTGCTGCGTCATCTCCTGGTCAACGCCCACCGGGTGCTGTCCAAGGAGCAGATCGGCCGGTACGTGTGGGGCGACCACCGAGGCGACAACGCGATCGAACAGCTCGTCTCCCGGCTGCGGCGCAAGGTGGACCAGGAGGCGCCCGAGCTCATCCATACCCGGCGTGGCTTCGGCTACTGGCTGGGACGCGCCGACGCGGAGGCGTGA
- a CDS encoding cytochrome P450, translating to MAETVAGPAHDVAGTAPEFPMPRASRCPFDPPPGLKELQEQGPLAKVRLWDGSEPWLVTRYAEQRAVLGDPRVSADTEQPGYPTKASAEAGEGKLSFIMMDDPEHARLRRMVTAPFAIRKVEALRPAVQRIVDGLIDDMLAGPGPVDLVEAFALPIPSLVICELLGVPYADHAMFQDNTRTMVRTTATPEERGAATREIAGYLAGQIARRLTDPQDDLLSGIAGRVAAGELTHGQATEMALLLLIAGHETTANMITLGTAALLEHPDQLALLRDTDDPKLVASAVEELLRYLHITHLGRRRAVTEDIELAGQVIRAGEGVIMVNEIGNRDPEVFEDPDRLDITRDARRHVAFGFGVHQCLGQPLARMELQVVYGTLYRRIPTLRLACALEDVRFKHDAFIYGIHELPVAW from the coding sequence ATGGCCGAAACCGTGGCCGGTCCCGCGCACGACGTCGCGGGCACCGCCCCCGAGTTCCCCATGCCGCGTGCCTCCCGCTGTCCCTTCGACCCGCCGCCCGGTCTCAAGGAGCTCCAGGAGCAGGGGCCGCTCGCGAAGGTACGCCTGTGGGACGGCAGCGAGCCCTGGCTCGTGACCCGCTACGCCGAGCAGCGGGCCGTCCTGGGCGACCCCCGGGTCAGCGCCGACACCGAGCAGCCGGGCTATCCGACCAAGGCCAGTGCCGAGGCCGGTGAGGGCAAGCTCAGCTTCATCATGATGGACGACCCCGAACACGCCCGGCTGCGCCGGATGGTGACGGCACCGTTCGCCATCAGGAAGGTCGAGGCCCTCAGGCCCGCCGTACAGCGGATCGTGGACGGCCTGATCGACGACATGCTGGCTGGTCCCGGTCCCGTCGACCTCGTCGAGGCCTTCGCCCTGCCGATCCCGTCGCTGGTCATCTGCGAACTGCTCGGCGTGCCCTACGCCGACCACGCGATGTTCCAGGACAACACCAGGACGATGGTCCGCACGACCGCGACCCCCGAGGAACGCGGCGCCGCGACCCGGGAGATCGCCGGATATCTGGCCGGTCAGATCGCCCGGCGCCTCACCGACCCCCAGGACGACCTCCTGTCGGGCATCGCCGGGCGCGTCGCCGCGGGGGAGCTGACGCACGGGCAGGCCACGGAGATGGCCCTGCTCCTGCTGATCGCGGGCCACGAGACCACCGCGAACATGATCACGCTGGGTACCGCCGCCCTCCTCGAACACCCTGACCAGCTCGCCCTGTTGCGTGACACCGACGACCCCAAGCTCGTCGCCTCGGCGGTCGAGGAACTGCTGCGCTACCTCCACATCACGCACCTGGGGCGCCGGCGCGCGGTCACCGAGGACATCGAGCTCGCCGGGCAGGTCATCAGGGCCGGCGAGGGCGTGATCATGGTCAACGAGATCGGCAACCGCGACCCCGAGGTGTTCGAGGACCCCGACCGCCTCGACATCACCCGCGACGCCCGCCGCCACGTCGCGTTCGGCTTCGGCGTCCACCAGTGCCTCGGCCAGCCGCTGGCCCGCATGGAGCTCCAGGTCGTCTACGGCACCCTCTACCGGCGCATCCCCACCCTCAGGCTCGCCTGCGCCCTGGAGGACGTGAGGTTCAAGCACGACGCGTTCATCTACGGCATCCACGAACTGCCGGTGGCCTGGTAA
- a CDS encoding ferredoxin, translating into MKVELEADKCVASGQCVVAAMDVFDQDDEGIAILLTEEVGDDQVDDVREAVAVCPAAAIRLVQA; encoded by the coding sequence ATGAAGGTGGAACTGGAAGCCGACAAGTGCGTCGCCTCCGGGCAGTGTGTGGTCGCCGCCATGGACGTGTTCGACCAGGACGACGAGGGCATCGCGATCCTCCTGACGGAAGAGGTCGGCGACGACCAGGTCGACGACGTCAGGGAAGCCGTCGCCGTCTGTCCGGCCGCGGCGATCCGGCTGGTCCAGGCGTGA
- a CDS encoding NAD(P)/FAD-dependent oxidoreductase encodes MRRIAVVGASAAGLSAAEALRRQGYDGAITLIGEEPEPPYDRPPLSKQVLAGEWERDRLALRTPADLAALDLDLRLGVAAKGLELGSRTVELGDGSEVPYDGLIIATGVRPRRLPGEGAHVLRTLDDALTLRERLSAGQRLVVVGAGFLGAEAAAVAWRLGAEVTVLEPAAVPLAHAVGAEGGRMLAQVHVDRGVDLRCGVTVTEVTEDGVRLAGGEEIEADEVLVAIGSLPNTEWLEGSGLTVGDGLVCDQYCEAAKNVYAAGDVARWYNPLFGTSMRIEHRTNAAEQGMAAARNLLAAEGARKPFAPVPYFWSDQYDMKIQAYGFLRGHDEVAVVEGDLAQRRFVAGYRTDDRVSGVLAVGMPPKAIRRWRQAIATGAAWRETVRTGVPAADV; translated from the coding sequence GTGAGGCGGATCGCCGTCGTCGGCGCCTCGGCCGCCGGGCTCTCGGCGGCCGAGGCGCTGCGCCGGCAGGGGTACGACGGCGCGATCACCCTCATCGGCGAGGAGCCCGAACCTCCCTACGACCGACCGCCGTTGTCCAAGCAGGTCCTGGCAGGGGAGTGGGAGCGGGACCGGCTCGCCCTGCGCACCCCCGCCGACCTCGCCGCGCTCGACCTCGACCTGCGGCTCGGTGTCGCGGCGAAGGGCCTCGAACTCGGCTCCCGCACAGTGGAGTTGGGCGACGGATCCGAGGTGCCGTACGACGGGCTGATCATCGCCACCGGAGTACGGCCGCGCCGGCTGCCTGGTGAGGGCGCGCACGTGCTGCGCACCCTGGACGACGCGCTCACGCTGCGGGAGCGGCTGAGCGCCGGGCAGCGCCTGGTCGTGGTGGGCGCCGGTTTCCTCGGTGCGGAGGCCGCCGCGGTCGCCTGGCGCCTCGGTGCCGAGGTGACCGTCCTCGAACCCGCCGCGGTGCCGCTGGCGCACGCGGTCGGCGCCGAGGGCGGGCGGATGCTGGCCCAGGTCCATGTGGACCGGGGCGTCGACCTGCGCTGCGGAGTCACCGTGACCGAGGTGACCGAGGACGGCGTCCGGCTCGCCGGTGGCGAGGAGATCGAGGCGGACGAGGTGCTCGTGGCCATCGGCTCGCTGCCCAACACCGAGTGGCTGGAGGGCAGCGGGCTCACGGTGGGCGACGGGCTGGTGTGCGACCAGTACTGCGAGGCCGCGAAGAACGTGTACGCGGCCGGCGATGTCGCCCGCTGGTACAACCCGTTGTTCGGCACCTCGATGCGGATCGAGCACCGCACCAACGCGGCCGAGCAGGGCATGGCGGCCGCCCGCAACCTGCTCGCAGCCGAGGGGGCGCGCAAGCCGTTCGCGCCCGTGCCGTACTTCTGGTCCGACCAGTACGACATGAAGATCCAGGCCTACGGCTTCCTGCGCGGGCACGACGAAGTCGCCGTCGTGGAAGGTGACTTGGCGCAGCGCCGGTTCGTCGCGGGGTACCGCACCGACGACCGCGTCAGCGGTGTCCTCGCGGTGGGCATGCCGCCCAAGGCGATCCGGCGGTGGCGGCAGGCCATCGCTACCGGAGCGGCCTGGCGCGAGACCGTGCGGACGGGCGTCCCGGCGGCCGACGTCTGA
- a CDS encoding MarR family winged helix-turn-helix transcriptional regulator, translating to MPSQPLPDVPASPEVIEIERALTRITYLSTRARQHDRLMALAEVPLDRAAVALLRQVADTEPMRPGELANRLGVEASHVTRTVQQLQKSGYVTRVPDPDDRRAQRIQLTETGQQAIDRIRDAGARGMQLALAEWSPEELRQLAGLFHRMVDDFLSYSIDDDSEEPTPAGTA from the coding sequence ATGCCCTCACAGCCGCTCCCCGACGTCCCCGCGTCCCCGGAAGTCATCGAGATCGAGCGGGCGCTCACCCGCATCACCTACCTGAGCACCCGGGCCCGGCAGCACGACCGGCTGATGGCCCTGGCCGAGGTGCCGCTGGACCGTGCCGCCGTGGCGCTGCTGCGGCAGGTCGCCGACACCGAACCGATGCGCCCGGGCGAGCTGGCCAACCGACTGGGTGTGGAGGCCTCCCACGTCACCCGCACCGTCCAGCAGCTGCAGAAGTCGGGTTATGTCACGCGTGTCCCCGACCCCGACGACCGGCGCGCCCAGCGCATCCAGCTCACCGAGACCGGTCAGCAGGCGATCGACCGCATCCGCGACGCCGGCGCCCGCGGTATGCAGCTGGCCCTGGCGGAGTGGTCGCCCGAGGAGCTTCGGCAGCTCGCCGGGCTCTTCCATCGCATGGTGGACGACTTCCTCTCCTACTCGATCGACGACGACAGCGAGGAGCCGACACCGGCCGGGACCGCCTGA
- a CDS encoding MFS transporter → MSLGHACVDVYQGAVAALVPFFVAERASSYAAASGIVLAASLLSSVVQPLFGALTDRWAMPWLLPLSALTAGSGVALSGVVGSYPLTLAAVAVSGIGVAAYHPEAARAARAVASGGNTGMGWFALGGNVGFALAPLLVAAVIATGGLNASPLLVVPAVAGAALCAAAVRASRVRAQTGRPTESSGSDDWPSFLRLAGAVVCRSVVFVGLSAFVSLYVRERVGGGDVAGTAALCVLYAGGAVGTVLGGRLADRYGRVAVVRRAYALTVLAVAGLVLVPGPAVYLFVALTSACLYVPFSLHVTLGQDFLPGRVGTASGVTLGLTVSVGGLAAPAVGALADATSLRTALVPLIVLPALGGLLLRGLREPAVRPSAPRLPVR, encoded by the coding sequence ATGTCGCTCGGTCACGCCTGTGTGGACGTGTACCAGGGGGCCGTCGCCGCCCTGGTGCCCTTCTTCGTCGCCGAGCGCGCCTCTTCGTATGCGGCCGCGTCGGGCATCGTCCTGGCCGCGTCCCTGCTGTCGTCGGTGGTGCAGCCGCTGTTCGGCGCGCTCACCGACCGCTGGGCGATGCCGTGGCTGCTGCCCCTGAGCGCGCTGACCGCGGGTTCGGGGGTGGCGCTGAGTGGGGTCGTCGGCTCCTATCCGCTCACTCTGGCGGCGGTCGCCGTGTCCGGGATCGGGGTCGCGGCCTACCACCCGGAGGCCGCCAGGGCCGCGCGAGCCGTCGCGTCCGGCGGCAACACGGGGATGGGGTGGTTCGCGCTCGGCGGCAATGTCGGCTTCGCCCTTGCCCCGCTGCTGGTCGCCGCCGTGATCGCCACGGGCGGGCTGAACGCCTCACCCTTGCTGGTCGTGCCGGCCGTGGCGGGTGCGGCCCTGTGCGCTGCGGCGGTACGCGCGTCCCGGGTCCGCGCGCAGACCGGACGGCCGACCGAGAGCTCCGGGAGCGACGACTGGCCGTCGTTCCTGCGGCTCGCGGGCGCGGTGGTGTGCCGGTCGGTCGTGTTCGTCGGGCTGAGCGCCTTCGTTTCGCTGTACGTCCGTGAGCGCGTCGGCGGCGGGGACGTGGCCGGTACGGCGGCGCTGTGCGTCCTCTACGCGGGCGGTGCCGTGGGCACGGTCCTCGGGGGCCGGCTCGCCGACCGGTACGGGCGCGTCGCGGTGGTGCGCCGGGCGTATGCGCTGACCGTGCTCGCCGTGGCCGGGTTGGTGCTCGTCCCCGGCCCCGCTGTGTATCTCTTCGTCGCCCTCACCTCGGCCTGCCTGTACGTGCCGTTCTCCCTGCACGTCACCCTCGGCCAGGACTTTCTGCCGGGGCGGGTGGGTACCGCGAGCGGGGTCACGCTGGGCCTGACGGTGAGCGTCGGCGGGCTGGCCGCCCCGGCGGTAGGGGCGCTGGCCGACGCCACGTCGTTGCGGACCGCGCTGGTACCGCTGATCGTCCTGCCCGCGCTGGGCGGCCTGCTGCTGCGGGGGCTTCGCGAGCCCGCGGTGCGACCGTCCGCTCCACGCCTTCCGGTGCGATGA
- a CDS encoding AraC family transcriptional regulator has product MSNIRHPAMRHTPSAPTRAQHLAAGERIDAHRHDDHQIVYAGSGVLAVTTDAGTWFAPGTRAIWVPAGTTHAHRAHGRLDLHLVGLPADDNPVGPDAPTVLAVGPLLRELILAYTRDPADDSPERHRLLAVLRDQLRASPQQPLLLPTPTDPRLAEVCALVHADPADPRTLAALGAATGASERTLSRLFRGEFGMTFPQWRTQSRLYHALRLLADDVPVTTVAHRCGWSSASAFIDVFHRSFGYTPGTHNRRSR; this is encoded by the coding sequence ATGTCGAACATCCGCCACCCGGCCATGCGCCACACCCCTTCGGCGCCCACGCGTGCCCAGCACCTCGCCGCAGGCGAACGCATCGACGCCCACCGGCACGACGACCACCAGATCGTCTACGCGGGTTCCGGTGTCCTCGCGGTCACCACCGACGCCGGCACCTGGTTCGCGCCCGGTACCCGCGCCATCTGGGTCCCCGCGGGCACCACCCACGCCCACCGCGCCCACGGCCGGCTCGACCTGCACCTGGTCGGCCTCCCCGCCGACGACAACCCGGTCGGTCCGGACGCCCCGACCGTCCTCGCCGTCGGCCCGCTGCTGCGCGAGCTGATCCTCGCCTACACCCGCGACCCGGCCGACGACAGCCCCGAACGTCACCGCCTGCTCGCCGTCCTGCGCGACCAGCTGCGCGCCTCGCCCCAGCAGCCCCTGCTGCTGCCCACCCCCACCGATCCCCGGCTGGCCGAGGTCTGCGCGCTCGTCCACGCCGACCCCGCCGACCCGCGCACCCTCGCCGCCCTCGGCGCCGCGACCGGTGCCTCGGAACGCACCCTCAGCCGACTGTTCCGCGGCGAGTTCGGCATGACCTTCCCACAGTGGCGCACTCAGTCGAGGCTCTACCACGCCCTGCGCCTGCTGGCCGACGACGTCCCCGTCACGACCGTCGCCCACCGTTGCGGCTGGTCCTCCGCGAGCGCATTCATCGACGTCTTCCACCGCTCCTTCGGCTACACCCCGGGCACCCACAACCGTCGTTCCCGGTGA